A region of the Acidobacteriota bacterium genome:
CTCCTGCGCCTTCCCCGCCGGCACCACGGGCTCGGCCAGGCTCATGAACTTCCCCTCGAGCTCGGCGGGGGTCAGGGGATTCCTGGGGTCCCCCTTCGGGTAGTCCAGTCGGCACTGGAAGGTCTTTCCCCCCTTCACGGCGATCGTCATGTCGCAGGTGTACAGGCGCGGGAAGTTCCTCTCGATCTCCTCGTCGCCGACCCCCTTCACCTTCTGGATCAGGTCGAGGAGCTTCGGGTCGGTGAAGCGCTTCTCGTCGAAGGAGTCGGGGGTGACCTTCCCGTCCATCAGCGCGACGCCGATGCAGTACGGCAGAGAGTGATCGGCCGTCTCGCGCGACGTCGGCCTGTACTTCGACGGATCGCAGAGGATGTCGACGGCGCGGCGGACCGTCCTGACGGTGATGGACTCGATCGACCCGGGGTCGATCCCGTGCTTGCTCCGCAGCTCGAGGGCCGCGGAGAGCGGCGTGTGGGTCAGCGCCTCGGTCGGGAAGAACTTCATCGAGCAGTCCTGGATCTTGAAGCTCTCGCCGAGCCCCGCGGTGAGCATCTCCGGCCGCCACGCCTTGCCAAGACAATGAAAGAGCCCCTCCTTCCCGTCGATGACGTGCTCGGGGCCGTGGAATCCCTTCTGCGCCCACAGGGCGGCGATCACCCCCTGCCACGTCGCGATGGGGTCGACGGTGTTCTTCATCATCGTGAGCTTGCCGGCCGTGACAGCGCCGAGCGTCAGCGTGTGAGACCCCGAGATCCCGATCGCGTGGACCATCTGATCCTCGGTGAGACCCAGGATCTTCCCCGCGACCACGGGCGAGACGAACCCCGTGAGGCTCGCGTGGTGCCACCCGCGCTCTCGGATCCCCGGCTCGGCCGCCTCGCAGAAGCGCATCTCGAGCTCGTGCCCGATGACGATGCCGAGGATCACGTCGCGCCCCCCGGCCCCCACCCTCTCCGCCATCGAAATCGCCGCGGGGAGGATGTCGCTCGGGTGCGACGGGTCGGCCTTCCAGTAGATGTCGTTGTAGTCGAGCGCGCGGACCACGAGCGCGTTGTAGAGGGTGGCCCACGTCGCGGGCACCTTCCTGCGCGTGCCGATCAGCGTCGCCTCGGCGCGCCCCCCCTCCTCCTCGATGAACTCGCGCATGATGCGCGCGTCGTGAGTCCTCACGCCCCCCAGGGCGCACCCCATCGAGTCGAGGAGGAAGCGCTTCGCCTCGTCGATCGCCCGCGGCGGAAGGTCTTCGTAGGAGAGGCGGACGGCGAATCGCGCGAGCTGTCGGCTCAACATGTCCATGAATGGCTCCGAGGAACCGGGCCTCAGCCCGGGAGGCGTCGAAAAAGACGGGCGCGATTATAGCAGCCGACTTCGGCCCTCCGGAGGTACGATGCGGCGGATGACGCCCCCCTCCCGAACGATCGCAGCCTCGCGCCTCGTCGTCTTCGACACCGAGACGACGGGGCTCTCGGCCGTGAACGACAGGGTCCTCGAGATCGCCGCCGTCTCGATCGAGAGGGGCGAGGAGACGGGGCGGTTCGAGTCGCTCGTCGACCCCGGCGTCCCCATCCCGCCTCAGATCTCGGCGATCCACGGGATCACCGACGAGATGGTCCGCGGCCGGCCGCCGTTCGGCGACGCCGCCCGGCGCTTCCTCGAGTTCACGGGAGACGACATCCTCGCGGCGCACAACGCCCCGTACGACGTCTCGATGATGCTCCTCCCCGCCCGCGCCGCCGGCCTCACCCCGCGCGGCAACCCGGTCCTCGACACCCACCGGCTCGCGCGACGCCTCCTGAAGGCGCCGCGTTACGCGCTGGGGCCGCTCGCGGCCTCGCTCGGGATCGAGATGCCGGTGGCCCACCGGGCGATGGCCGACGTCGTCGCATGCGCCGGGGTGCTGAAGGCCTGCCTCGCCGCCCTTGGCTCCGATGCGACGCTTGCCGACGCCGAGAAGGCGAGCGAGTCGCGCCTCGCCTTCGGCACCGCCCCGGACGGCACCCTGGCGCTCCCCGAGCGTCTCGCCGCTCTGGCCGCGAGCCTGGGCAGCGGCGCTCCCTTCGCCATCGTCTACCGCTCCGGGAGCAAGGGGGACGCACCCCGCCCCGTGACGCCGCTCTTCCTCCTCGAGATCGCAGGCGAGCTCAACCTCGCCGCCGAGTGCCACATCGATGGCAGCGTGAAGAACTTCGTCGTCGACCGGATCGCGTCGGCGCGGCCGGTCAGCTCTTCTTCCGGGCCGCGATCCGGGACCTGAGCTCGGCGTTCTCCTGCTTCAGGCGCTCGATCTCCCGGTCTTTCTCCGCGGCGACGGCGCTCATCTCGGCGTCGATGTCGTCGCGCGCCGCCGTGAGGCCCGCGCGCTCCTCCGCGTCCGCCGCCTGCGCGATGTAGGGGTCGGCCGCGGTCGAACCGACCCCGGAGCAGCCGGCGAGCGACGCGAGGAGCGCGGCGCCGGCTATCACCCTGAGTGCGCTCAATCGCCCTTCCCGTCGAGCTGACCTTTCAGCTTCCCGTTCTCGTCCTTGAGGGCGTCGATCGATTTGTCCTTCCCCTTGATGGTCTCGTCCCAGAACTTTCGCGTGCTGCGCTGGACGTCGTGCAGGAGCGGGGCCGAGACCTGCTTTCCCTTGTACCAGATCTTCTTCGCGATCCCCGCGATCGCGTGGCCTGCCTCGACGCTCTTCTCCCCCACCTTCTTCCCGAACGACTTGATCCCCGAGGTGACCTTGCCGTCCTCGGCGCGGACGGCAGGGGCGGCGCAGGCAAGGAGGAGGGAGAGGATGGCGAACGAGGCGAGGAGTCGGCGGATCAGATCGCGACGACCTCGCCGCAGGTGCGGCACGCGGCGTCGTCCTCCTGGATCTGCGCCCCGCACGCCTCGCAGCTGAGAAGGCCGTGGGCCTTGAGGATGTCGATCGCCCTTCCCTCGTCCTCCGCCGGGACCTCGACGGAGTAGGGCTCCATCTCGTCGCGGAACTCGGCGGGGAACTCGTCGAGGACGAGCGTCGAGATGCGCGCGCGGATCGCGCTCGACTCGAGCGCGGCGACGGCGGCGTGCGCGTCGGGCTCCTTCCGGTAGCGGGCCACGGCGGTCGGCACGAGGCCGGCGCTCGAGAGGACCTGGCGCGCCTTCGGCATGTCGACGGCGGCGACCGTGACGAGGTAGGCGGGCTCGTACTTCGAGACGTTCGTGGGGAAGGCCTCGCCGCGGCTCGTCGCCTCGGCGGCAATCCCCGCGTCGCTCAGGGCGCGGAGCGCGGCCTGGGACTCCTCGGGGGTGACGTACGTGCCGGCGACCATGGGGCCGGTCGTCTCGAGCTCGTCCGCGATGGGGCGGCCGGTCAGCGGGCCGCGCTGGATGTCGAACTCGTCGGTCTGCGCCGGGGTCAGGTAGGCGACGAGGGGGACGTCGCACTCGGTGCAACGCATGACCTCGTCCCGGAACTCCTCACGGCAGGTTGGGCACCACATGGCAGTGAGGCGATGCTAACACCGGCCCCGAACTGCGACAACCGCGGAGCGGGCGTCGTTCGAGGCGCTCACCCCTCTTTCGGGATCTCGAGGGGCTTAAGCTTCAACGGCCCCGACGGGAACTGCCTGAGGAGCAGCCGCTCGACGACCTCGCCGCCGACGACGTGGCGATCGATGATCTCGTTCACGTCCTCGAGCTTCACGCCGCCGTACCAGACGGCCTCGGGGTAGACGACCACCGTCACGCCGAAGGCGCAGACGTCGAGGCACCCCGACTTGTTGGCGCGCACGACGGTGCGGAGCCTGCGCTTCTTGAGCTCGGCCTTGAAGGCCGAGCGGATGGCGTCCGACCCCTTCGCCGAGCAGCACCCCTGGGGGTCGTCGGCCGGCCTCACGTTGGTGCAGACGAAGATGTGTCTCTGGTAGCGCGGCATCAGGGTCTCCCGGAAACGGCAAGCTTTGCGACGATTGCCGCGGCCATCTCGCTCGTCTTCGCCGTGCCGCCGAGGTCGGCGGTCACGGCCTTCCCTTCCACGAGCACCGCGCTCACGGACGACATGATGCGCGCCGCGGCCTCCCCTTCCCCGAGGTGATCGAGCATGTGGACCGCGGGGATGAGGAGCGACAGGGGGTTCGCGAGATCCTGCCCCTCGAGGTCGGGGGCGTTCCCGTGGATCGCCTCGAAGACGACGAGGCCGTCGCCGACGTTCACGCCGGGGACGGCGCCGAGCCCACCCACGAGGCCGGCGCACAGATCCGAGATGATGTCGCCGTAGAGGTTCCCCATCACCAACACGTCGAAGGCGTACGGGTTCAGGACGAGCTGCATGCAGGCGCTGTCGGCGATGACCTCGCGGTACGCCACCTGGGGGAACTCGCGCGCCACGTTGCGGCAGCAGCTCAGGAAGAGGCCGTCGGACATCTTCATGATGTTGGCCTTGTGCACGCAGGTGACCTGGCGGCGTCCGTGCTTCACCGCGTACTCGAAGGCGAAGCGGGCGATGCGCGTCGAGGCGGCCTCGGTGACGATCTTGAGGCTCTCGACGACCCCCGGCACCACCTCGTGCTCGATCCCCGAGTACATGTCCTCGGTGTTCTCGCGCACGACGACGAGATCGATCTTCTCGAAGCGCGCCCGGAGGCCCGCGATGTTCTTCACCGGCCGCACCGACGCGTAGAGGTTCAGGATTTTACGGAGCTGGACGTTCGGCGACTCGTAGCCGGTGCCGATGGGGGTGTTGATCCTCCCCTTCAGCGCGACCTTGTTCTTGCGAATCGAGTCGAGGAGCGCCGGCGGGAGGGCGGCTCCCGTCTTGGCCTGGGCCCTCTGGCCGGAGAGCTGCCGGTCCCATGCGAGCGAGACGCCCGTGGCCTGCACGATCTTGATGACCTGGTCGGCGACCTCGTCGCCGATGCCGTCCCCCGGGATGAGCGTGACGGTGTGCTTCTTGACGAGTGCCTGGGGCGCCCCGGGACCCGTGGCCGCCGCAACGGCCGAAGGCTTCGTGATCGGGTTCACGCCGCCTCCCTGACGCGCGACGCGATCGCCGCCGCCATCTCGCCGGTCGAGGACTTCCCGCCCAGATCGGCCGTCACCGACGTCCCCTCGGTGAGGACCGCCTCGACGGCGCGCCTCACGCGCGCGGCGGCCTTGTGCTCGCCGAGGTGCCGCAGCATGAGGCTGGCGGAGAGGATGAGCGCCGTGGGGTTCGCGAGCCCCTTCCCGGCGATATCGGGGGCCGAGCCGTGGACCGCCTCGAAGACCGCGTACCGATCGCCGATGTTCGCCCCCGGCACGACCCCGAGGCCCCCGACGAGCCCCGCGCACAGATCCGAGACGAGATCGCCGTAGAGGTTTTCCATCAGCAGCAGATCGAAGCGGCGGGGATCGAGGACGAGCTGCATGCACGCGTTGTCGATGAGGAGATCTTCCGTCTCGATGAAGGGGAAGTCCGACGCGACCTGGTTGGCGCACGACAGGAAGAGGCCGTCCGACAGCTTCATGATGCTCGCCTTGTGGACGATGGTGATCTTCCGGCGCCCCTCGTTCCGCGCGTAGTTGAAGGCGAAGCGCGCGATGCGCCGCGACGCCTTGTCGGTGATGATCTTGAGCGCCTCGACGACTCCCGGGACGACGGTGTGCTCGCGCCCCGAGTAGAGCCCCTCGGTGTTCTCCCGCACGATCACCACGTCGACGCTCTCGTACCGGGTCTTCACGCCGGGGAGGCTCGCGACCGGGCGCAGCGAGACGTAGAGGTCGAGGCTCTTCCGGAGCGAGACGTTGACGCTCGGGAAGCCGGTGCCGATGGGGGTGGTGATCGGCCCTTTCAGCGCGACGCGATTCTTTCGGATCGACTCGAGGACCGTTTCGGGAAGAGGGTTGCCGTGCTGCTCGAGGGCCGCCGCTCCCGCCACCGCGCGCTCCCAGACGATCGGGACGCCGGCCGCCTCGACGACGCTCACCGTCGCGTCGGTGACCTCGGGGCCGATGCCGTCTCCGGGGATGAGGGTGATCTTGTAGGCCAAGCGCTGCGCCTCGCGGGAACGCGTCGATTCGAGCGGGTGAAACGCCGATCAGGACGGGTGGAGTATAGGTCCGGGACCCCACCCGTCCAACCCGCGCGGCCCGCTACTTCCGGGTGTACGTGATCTCCATCTCCTTCACTTCCTTGTTCTCGTTGGTGCCGTACATCTCCCACACGATCGACTTGTCGTCGACGAACTTCGTCACTTCCCTGGTCGGCGACTGCTTCTTCGTGAGCGGGTCGGTGAACGTGCCGTGCAGCGTGAGGACCTTGCCGTCCTTGTCCATCTGCCCGGTGGCGTCCTGGATCATCGTCCCGAGCGAGTCGATCCAGGTGCTGACGTACTTCTTCTTCAGGTTGTCGTAGCCGAGGAAGCCCATTCCCTCGAAGGGCCCACCCATGAAGGTCCCCTTGAACGACTCACGAAGGAAGCGCCCGCCGAGAACGACGTCGTTCTCAGAGGTTCCCTCGGAAGTCTGGGGGTCGCCGGGGCCCATCCACATCTTGCACGCCGCCTTCCACGATCCCGCGAACTTCTTGAGGGCTTCGTGCTGGGCGCCCGGAGTGCCCATCTTCATCATCGCGTCCATCATCGCCTTCTCGTTGTCCGCGGCGCTCGGGGGGGTCGCGACCTTCTTCTCGGCGGCCAGGGTGGCGCCGGACAGCGTCATGCAGCAGCCGATGAGGCCGCACAGAATCACTCGACAAACGGTCCACGTGCATCGGTTCATACGAGGTCCTCCCAAGGGGGTTGGTGAAGGGCGCAACCTAGCGCGAAAGCAGATCGAATGTCAATGACCTGCGGAAGAAACCGGGGCACGGTGCTGGGCGAAGAGCCACGGGACGAAGTCGGGCTCGGTGTACGCGACGTTCCAGACGTCGTGGCCTCGGCCCGGGTACTCGGTGTACTTCGGATCGCCTCCCGCCTTCCTGAGCGCGGCGACCATCCGTCGTGACTCGGCCGGATCGACGACCTGGTCGTCCGAGCCGTGGAAGGCCCACACCGGCACCCGGCTCATCTCCGCCGCCTTCGCGGGGACGCCGCCGCCGCAGATCGGCGCGGCCGCCGCCACGAGGTCGGGGCGGTGCTCGGTGAGGACCCAGGTCCCGTACCCGCCCGACGACTGCCCCGTCACGTACACGCGCGACGCGTCGATGGGGAGATCCTTCTCGAGCGACTCGATCAGTTTCGAGACGAGGAGGATGTACCCGGTGAGCCCGGTCTCCTCCCACTCGTGAATCGCCTGGGGGGCGAGAACGAAGCACGGGTGGTCGGCCTGGATCTCCGGGAGGAGCCAGAGACCCGCACCGAGCGCGTTGCCGCCGCTGATCTGCGCGACGTTCTCGGTCCCGACGCCGTTCCCGCCGTGGAGGAAGACGACCAGCGGGTACTTCCTGCCGGCCGCTTCCGCCGGCTTGAAGAGCCTGTAGGGAAGCGCCGGACCGTTTCCGTCGACGTACGTGTGCGGCTCGTACAAGGCGCGGTTCGCGCGGATTCTGACGAGCGTTTCCTGGATCGCCGCCTCGCGCGTCGGGCCGAGGGCCGCCGTCAGCGCCGAGAGGACCAGCGCGCAGGCTAGGGCTTGCGCGCGTAGAGGCCGTCGAAGATCACCTGCCACGTCTTCCCTCCGTCGCCGGAACTCTCCCAGAGCTGCCTCACCGTCCTGTCGGCCTTGTTGTCGAAGAAGGTGAGCTTCGAGAGGGTGACCTTCCCGTCGGGCCCCTTCACCTCGGAGGCGAGGGCGAGGACGCCGTCATTGTATGCGCCCTGCAGCTCGGCCGGGTTCCCTCCGCTGTCGACCCAGATCTGCGTCCACTTTCCGGTGACGCGGTTGTAGAAGGTGAAGCTCTGGCCGGTCCCGCCGCGCGATCCCTTCCAGTGCTCGTGGATGACGCAGCCGTCCTCCTCCGCGGTGACGAGGTTCGTTCCGGCCTGCGCGCCGCCGCTCGTCACGTTCCAGTCGCCGATCCAGAAGTCGAACTGGCGGAACTCGCGGGCCGAGCAGTCCGGCCGGGCCGGACGCGGCGGGCTCGCCGTGGAGGCGCCGTCGGCCGCCGGCGCGGCGCCGAGCGAGGCGGCCCCGGCGAGCAGGCTCGCGAGAACGATGGAGGTGCCTCCGGATCTCATGTCGGGCCCTCCCTCAGGTCGAGATGCGCGTGGTTTGCG
Encoded here:
- a CDS encoding MmgE/PrpD family protein produces the protein MDMLSRQLARFAVRLSYEDLPPRAIDEAKRFLLDSMGCALGGVRTHDARIMREFIEEEGGRAEATLIGTRRKVPATWATLYNALVVRALDYNDIYWKADPSHPSDILPAAISMAERVGAGGRDVILGIVIGHELEMRFCEAAEPGIRERGWHHASLTGFVSPVVAGKILGLTEDQMVHAIGISGSHTLTLGAVTAGKLTMMKNTVDPIATWQGVIAALWAQKGFHGPEHVIDGKEGLFHCLGKAWRPEMLTAGLGESFKIQDCSMKFFPTEALTHTPLSAALELRSKHGIDPGSIESITVRTVRRAVDILCDPSKYRPTSRETADHSLPYCIGVALMDGKVTPDSFDEKRFTDPKLLDLIQKVKGVGDEEIERNFPRLYTCDMTIAVKGGKTFQCRLDYPKGDPRNPLTPAELEGKFMSLAEPVVPAGKAQEIASIIMGLEKERSLGRLMEAMVAA
- a CDS encoding (2Fe-2S) ferredoxin domain-containing protein; this encodes MMPRYQRHIFVCTNVRPADDPQGCCSAKGSDAIRSAFKAELKKRRLRTVVRANKSGCLDVCAFGVTVVVYPEAVWYGGVKLEDVNEIIDRHVVGGEVVERLLLRQFPSGPLKLKPLEIPKEG
- a CDS encoding NAD-dependent isocitrate dehydrogenase encodes the protein MTKPSAVAAATGPGAPQALVKKHTVTLIPGDGIGDEVADQVIKIVQATGVSLAWDRQLSGQRAQAKTGAALPPALLDSIRKNKVALKGRINTPIGTGYESPNVQLRKILNLYASVRPVKNIAGLRARFEKIDLVVVRENTEDMYSGIEHEVVPGVVESLKIVTEAASTRIARFAFEYAVKHGRRQVTCVHKANIMKMSDGLFLSCCRNVAREFPQVAYREVIADSACMQLVLNPYAFDVLVMGNLYGDIISDLCAGLVGGLGAVPGVNVGDGLVVFEAIHGNAPDLEGQDLANPLSLLIPAVHMLDHLGEGEAAARIMSSVSAVLVEGKAVTADLGGTAKTSEMAAAIVAKLAVSGRP
- a CDS encoding isocitrate dehydrogenase (NAD(+)); amino-acid sequence: MAYKITLIPGDGIGPEVTDATVSVVEAAGVPIVWERAVAGAAALEQHGNPLPETVLESIRKNRVALKGPITTPIGTGFPSVNVSLRKSLDLYVSLRPVASLPGVKTRYESVDVVIVRENTEGLYSGREHTVVPGVVEALKIITDKASRRIARFAFNYARNEGRRKITIVHKASIMKLSDGLFLSCANQVASDFPFIETEDLLIDNACMQLVLDPRRFDLLLMENLYGDLVSDLCAGLVGGLGVVPGANIGDRYAVFEAVHGSAPDIAGKGLANPTALILSASLMLRHLGEHKAAARVRRAVEAVLTEGTSVTADLGGKSSTGEMAAAIASRVREAA
- a CDS encoding DUF1579 domain-containing protein → MNRCTWTVCRVILCGLIGCCMTLSGATLAAEKKVATPPSAADNEKAMMDAMMKMGTPGAQHEALKKFAGSWKAACKMWMGPGDPQTSEGTSENDVVLGGRFLRESFKGTFMGGPFEGMGFLGYDNLKKKYVSTWIDSLGTMIQDATGQMDKDGKVLTLHGTFTDPLTKKQSPTREVTKFVDDKSIVWEMYGTNENKEVKEMEITYTRK
- a CDS encoding prolyl oligopeptidase family serine peptidase translates to MAGDLRRPLRAQALACALVLSALTAALGPTREAAIQETLVRIRANRALYEPHTYVDGNGPALPYRLFKPAEAAGRKYPLVVFLHGGNGVGTENVAQISGGNALGAGLWLLPEIQADHPCFVLAPQAIHEWEETGLTGYILLVSKLIESLEKDLPIDASRVYVTGQSSGGYGTWVLTEHRPDLVAAAAPICGGGVPAKAAEMSRVPVWAFHGSDDQVVDPAESRRMVAALRKAGGDPKYTEYPGRGHDVWNVAYTEPDFVPWLFAQHRAPVSSAGH